The following proteins are co-located in the Bosea sp. AS-1 genome:
- a CDS encoding amidohydrolase: MAVQADIVLRNGPIWCGREEGVVEALAIFRDKVLSAGSDAEIKLLIGPKTRVIDLKGRLATPGLNDSHLHLVSLGMTMGWVDSKPEAAPTLETLLEAIAARAARSKPGEWILSRGYDQTKLDVGRHPYREELDRAAPNNPVMLVRTCGHIAICNSEALRLGGIDEKSPTPQGGLIEQENGRLTGLLAENARAPVQAAIPAASEEDIIAGIERGGRYLLSLGITSCMDAAVGQKGGFGEIAAYHRAKRDGRLPVRTWLTLLGDDGRSIVPQCYEAGLISGTGDDMLMVGAVKLFLDGSAGGRTAWMTEPYLGEDKTTGVWMWEDAELERMVLDAHKKGYQLACHAIGDAAIEQLITAYEKALAAYPDPDRRHRIEHCGFSTPEQHERMVKAGIYPCPQQVFIHDFGDAYVKVLGPERALPSYPFRTWFDLGLKPATGSDAPVCDPNPFPNFHTMLTRETWKGTVMDAAQCVSIEEALQAYTEFGAFSQKQEKVKGRLAPGFLADVAVFSRDLLTADPADILKDTRCDLTILGGEVVYERGA; encoded by the coding sequence ATGGCAGTGCAGGCCGATATCGTTTTGCGCAATGGGCCGATCTGGTGCGGGCGCGAGGAAGGCGTCGTCGAGGCGCTCGCGATCTTCCGGGACAAGGTTCTGTCGGCGGGGAGCGATGCGGAGATCAAACTGCTGATCGGTCCGAAGACTCGCGTGATCGACCTGAAGGGCCGGCTCGCGACGCCGGGCCTCAACGACTCGCACCTGCATCTCGTCTCGCTCGGCATGACCATGGGCTGGGTCGATTCCAAGCCCGAGGCCGCACCGACGCTGGAAACGCTGCTCGAGGCCATCGCGGCCCGCGCCGCGCGGTCCAAGCCGGGTGAGTGGATCCTCTCGCGCGGCTATGACCAGACCAAGCTCGATGTCGGCCGCCATCCCTATCGCGAGGAACTCGACCGGGCGGCGCCGAACAACCCGGTCATGCTGGTGCGCACCTGCGGCCATATCGCGATCTGCAATTCCGAAGCGCTCCGTCTCGGTGGCATCGACGAAAAATCCCCGACGCCGCAGGGCGGCCTGATCGAGCAGGAGAATGGCCGTCTCACCGGCCTCCTCGCCGAGAATGCCCGCGCCCCTGTCCAGGCGGCGATCCCGGCTGCGAGCGAGGAGGACATCATCGCCGGTATCGAGCGCGGTGGCCGTTACCTGCTCTCGCTCGGCATCACCAGCTGCATGGATGCCGCTGTCGGCCAGAAGGGCGGCTTCGGCGAGATCGCGGCCTATCATCGCGCCAAGCGCGACGGGCGCCTGCCGGTCCGCACCTGGCTGACCCTGCTGGGCGACGATGGCCGCTCGATCGTGCCGCAATGCTACGAGGCCGGGCTGATCTCCGGCACCGGCGACGACATGCTGATGGTCGGCGCGGTCAAGCTCTTCCTCGACGGCTCGGCCGGCGGGCGCACCGCCTGGATGACCGAGCCCTATCTCGGCGAGGACAAGACCACCGGCGTCTGGATGTGGGAGGACGCCGAGCTCGAGCGCATGGTGCTCGACGCCCACAAGAAGGGCTACCAGCTCGCCTGCCACGCCATCGGCGATGCCGCGATCGAGCAACTGATCACGGCCTATGAGAAGGCACTCGCCGCCTATCCGGATCCGGACCGGCGCCACCGCATCGAGCATTGCGGCTTCTCGACCCCCGAGCAGCACGAGCGCATGGTCAAGGCCGGCATCTATCCCTGCCCGCAGCAGGTCTTCATCCATGATTTCGGCGATGCCTATGTCAAGGTGCTGGGGCCCGAACGCGCGTTGCCGAGCTATCCCTTCCGCACCTGGTTCGATCTCGGCCTGAAGCCGGCGACGGGCAGCGACGCGCCGGTCTGCGATCCCAACCCCTTCCCGAATTTCCACACCATGCTGACGCGTGAGACCTGGAAGGGCACGGTGATGGATGCTGCGCAATGCGTCTCGATCGAGGAGGCGTTGCAGGCCTATACCGAATTCGGAGCCTTCTCGCAGAAGCAGGAGAAGGTGAAGGGGCGGCTTGCCCCCGGCTTCCTGGCTGATGTGGCAGTGTTCTCGCGTGACCTGCTGACGGCCGATCCCGCCGATATCCTCAAGGACACTCGCTGCGATCTCACCATCCTCGGCGGCGAGGTCGTTTACGAGCGAGGTGCATGA